One Aquamicrobium sp. genomic region harbors:
- a CDS encoding ABC transporter substrate-binding protein: protein MKRTHPIRAGRLPALFAACLWLAMPVPAQAAPARVVSINVCTDQLAMLIAGEGQLHAVSALARDPNSSTMTTQAQAYAVNHALAEEIFLMKPDLVLAGTFSSRATVGLLRTLGITVEEFAPARSFDDVRENILRVGALLDRQGRAAALVAELDAGLAALAAEPPSGRKIALYDANSYTTGKGTLANEIFHAAGLVNVAEEMGITGSGRVPLEMLIVARPDMVATSFRDYGAPALAQENFVHPAFAALEAQSQPVAVPVPNMICGAPFTLEAAFVLQRAAAQGGERP from the coding sequence ATGAAGCGCACTCATCCGATACGCGCGGGACGGCTGCCCGCCCTCTTCGCGGCGTGCCTGTGGCTCGCCATGCCCGTGCCGGCGCAAGCCGCGCCGGCACGCGTCGTCTCGATCAACGTCTGCACCGACCAGCTCGCCATGCTGATCGCCGGCGAGGGCCAGCTCCACGCCGTCTCGGCGCTGGCGCGCGATCCCAACTCCTCGACGATGACGACGCAAGCGCAAGCCTACGCGGTCAACCACGCGCTGGCCGAGGAGATATTCCTGATGAAGCCGGACCTCGTCCTCGCCGGCACCTTCTCCTCGCGCGCCACCGTCGGCCTGCTGCGCACGCTCGGGATAACGGTCGAGGAATTCGCGCCGGCCCGCTCGTTCGACGACGTGCGCGAGAACATCCTGCGGGTGGGCGCGCTGCTCGACCGGCAGGGGCGCGCGGCCGCGCTGGTGGCCGAGCTCGATGCCGGCCTCGCCGCGCTCGCCGCCGAGCCGCCCTCCGGCCGCAAGATCGCGCTCTACGACGCCAACAGCTACACCACCGGAAAGGGCACGCTCGCCAATGAGATCTTCCACGCGGCCGGCCTCGTCAACGTCGCCGAGGAGATGGGCATCACCGGCAGCGGCCGGGTGCCGCTGGAGATGCTGATCGTGGCGCGGCCGGACATGGTGGCGACGAGCTTCCGCGACTACGGCGCGCCGGCGCTGGCGCAGGAGAACTTCGTCCACCCTGCCTTCGCCGCGCTGGAGGCGCAGAGCCAGCCGGTCGCGGTGCCGGTGCCCAACATGATCTGCGGCGCGCCGTTCACGCTCGAAGCCGCCTTCGTGCTGCAACGGGCAGCGGCGCAAGGTGGGGAGCGGCCATGA
- a CDS encoding MATE family efflux transporter: MNGSNRSSEVMAASEVASPWTTHFRETVLLGLPLIAAQLAQMALNVTNTVVLGRVGPEELAASVLGWQFFFVLWMFGSGFGFAVMPLVANAIGSNDPRGGRRFVRMGLWISFAYGLLMMVPLWNAEAIFRALGQDPRISALAAAYIGTLKWSLFPQLAIIVLRSFLGALGRPGIVVIALVVGVAINAGLNVVLVFGGAGLPALGMQGSGLATLIATCCVALFLVVHISRHRVLRRQEIFVRFFRPDMPAIAEVFRLGWPMGTTVVAEVALFTATSFMMGVIGPMELAAHGIALQLSGVAFMIPLGLSAATTIRVGHAYGAGNHSDVSRAAMTSLGLGLAIACLSAAVFLTVPRALIALYLDMEAGASAPVIPIAVSFLAVAGIFQIVDGVQALSSGALRGLKEARAPMVIALLSYWAIGVPVGYGLAFPAGWGGIGIWWGLAIGLAAAAVLMTARLLRKIRRPAP, translated from the coding sequence GTGAACGGATCGAATCGATCTTCCGAGGTCATGGCGGCGAGCGAGGTCGCCTCGCCCTGGACGACCCATTTCAGGGAGACGGTCCTTCTCGGCCTGCCGCTGATCGCCGCGCAGCTGGCACAGATGGCGCTCAACGTCACCAACACGGTGGTCCTCGGCCGTGTCGGGCCGGAGGAACTGGCCGCGTCCGTGCTCGGCTGGCAGTTCTTCTTCGTCCTGTGGATGTTCGGCTCGGGCTTCGGCTTCGCGGTCATGCCGCTGGTCGCCAACGCCATCGGCTCGAACGACCCGCGCGGCGGGCGGCGCTTCGTGCGCATGGGCCTGTGGATCAGCTTCGCCTACGGGCTCCTGATGATGGTGCCGCTGTGGAACGCCGAGGCGATCTTTCGCGCCCTCGGGCAGGACCCGCGCATTTCGGCGCTGGCCGCCGCCTATATCGGCACGCTGAAATGGTCGCTGTTCCCGCAGCTCGCCATCATCGTCCTGCGCTCCTTCCTCGGCGCGCTCGGCCGGCCGGGCATCGTGGTGATCGCCCTGGTCGTCGGCGTCGCGATCAATGCCGGGCTCAACGTCGTGCTGGTGTTCGGCGGCGCGGGTCTGCCGGCGCTGGGCATGCAAGGCTCGGGGCTGGCGACCCTCATCGCAACCTGCTGCGTCGCGCTGTTCCTCGTCGTCCATATCTCGCGCCATCGCGTGCTGCGCCGGCAGGAAATCTTCGTCCGCTTCTTCAGGCCCGACATGCCGGCCATCGCCGAGGTCTTCCGGCTGGGCTGGCCGATGGGCACGACGGTCGTCGCCGAGGTCGCGCTGTTCACCGCAACCTCCTTCATGATGGGCGTGATCGGCCCGATGGAGCTCGCCGCCCACGGCATCGCCCTGCAACTGAGCGGCGTCGCCTTCATGATCCCGCTCGGCCTTTCGGCCGCGACCACGATCCGGGTCGGCCATGCCTACGGCGCCGGCAACCATTCCGACGTGTCGCGGGCGGCGATGACCTCGCTCGGCCTCGGCCTCGCCATCGCCTGCCTCTCCGCTGCGGTGTTCCTCACCGTGCCGCGCGCGCTGATCGCGCTTTATCTCGACATGGAGGCCGGGGCCTCGGCCCCGGTGATCCCGATCGCCGTGTCGTTCCTCGCCGTCGCCGGCATCTTCCAGATCGTCGATGGCGTGCAGGCCCTGTCGAGCGGCGCGCTGCGCGGGCTGAAGGAGGCGCGCGCGCCGATGGTGATCGCGCTCCTGAGCTACTGGGCCATCGGCGTCCCGGTCGGCTACGGGCTCGCCTTCCCCGCCGGCTGGGGCGGCATCGGCATCTGGTGGGGTCTGGCGATCGGCCTCGCCGCCGCCGCTGTCCTGATGACGGCACGGCTGCTGCGGAAAATCCGCCGGCCGGCGCCCTGA
- a CDS encoding sarcosine oxidase subunit delta, producing MLLIRCPYCDETLPEAEFTYAGQAHVARATDPSSQTDEEWEAFLFIRDNVKGPHYERWRHFHGCGRYFNAVRDTVSDRFLTTYKAGEARPDLATLTETPK from the coding sequence ATGCTCCTGATCCGCTGCCCCTATTGCGACGAGACCCTGCCCGAGGCGGAATTCACCTATGCCGGACAGGCGCATGTCGCGCGCGCCACCGATCCCTCGTCCCAGACCGACGAGGAATGGGAGGCGTTCCTGTTCATCCGCGACAACGTCAAGGGCCCGCATTACGAGCGCTGGCGGCACTTCCACGGCTGCGGCCGCTACTTCAACGCCGTGCGCGACACGGTCAGCGACCGCTTCCTGACCACCTACAAGGCCGGCGAGGCGCGGCCCGACCTCGCGACCCTGACGGAGACACCGAAATGA
- a CDS encoding sarcosine oxidase subunit beta family protein — MTRFNAFSLLRNALTGHKHWTEQWPDSEPKAEYDVVVVGAGGHGLGAAYYLAKEHGITNVAVIDKGWLGGGNTGRNTTIIRSNYLYDESARLYDHAVDLWENLSQELNYNVMYSRRGVMMLAHTVHDVQSFKRHIHANRLNGVDNRWLTREEAKAYCPPLDISSTARYPVVGAALQERAGTARHDAVAWGYARAAAARGVDIIQNCPVTAIRRNADGSVAGVETARGFIRAKKVAVSAAGHTSVVMESAGVRLPLESYPLQALVSEPVKPIFPCVVMSNAVHAYISQSDKGELVIGSGTDQYTSYSQRGGLPLIEHTIAAIVEIFPIFNRMRMLRKWGGIVDVTPDRSAILGKTPVAGLYVNCGWGTGGFKATPGAAHTFAHTIARDEPHPINAPFTLERFRTGRLIDEAAAAAVAH; from the coding sequence ATGACGCGATTCAACGCCTTCTCCCTCCTGAGGAACGCCCTGACAGGGCACAAGCACTGGACGGAGCAGTGGCCCGACAGCGAGCCGAAGGCCGAATACGATGTGGTCGTCGTCGGCGCCGGCGGCCACGGCCTCGGCGCGGCCTATTATCTGGCCAAGGAGCACGGCATCACCAATGTCGCCGTCATCGACAAGGGCTGGCTCGGCGGCGGCAACACCGGGCGCAACACCACCATCATCCGCTCCAACTACCTCTATGACGAGAGCGCGCGGCTCTACGACCACGCGGTCGATCTGTGGGAGAACCTCTCGCAGGAGCTGAACTACAACGTCATGTATTCACGGCGCGGCGTCATGATGCTGGCCCACACCGTCCACGACGTGCAGAGCTTCAAGCGCCACATCCACGCCAACCGGCTGAACGGCGTCGACAACCGCTGGCTGACCAGGGAAGAGGCCAAGGCATACTGCCCGCCGCTCGATATCTCATCCACTGCGCGCTACCCGGTGGTGGGCGCGGCCTTGCAGGAGCGCGCCGGCACCGCGCGCCACGACGCCGTCGCCTGGGGCTATGCACGGGCCGCTGCCGCGCGCGGCGTCGACATCATCCAGAACTGCCCGGTGACGGCGATCCGCCGCAACGCCGACGGTTCGGTCGCCGGCGTCGAGACGGCGCGGGGCTTCATCAGGGCGAAGAAGGTCGCGGTCTCCGCCGCCGGCCACACCTCGGTCGTCATGGAAAGCGCCGGCGTCAGGCTGCCGCTGGAGAGCTATCCGCTTCAGGCGCTGGTCTCGGAGCCGGTCAAGCCGATCTTCCCGTGTGTGGTGATGTCGAACGCGGTCCATGCCTATATCAGCCAGTCCGACAAGGGCGAGCTGGTGATCGGCTCGGGCACCGACCAGTACACGTCCTATTCGCAGCGCGGCGGGCTGCCGCTGATCGAACACACCATCGCCGCCATCGTCGAGATCTTCCCGATCTTCAACCGCATGCGCATGCTGCGCAAATGGGGCGGCATCGTCGACGTGACGCCGGACCGCTCGGCGATCCTCGGCAAGACGCCGGTCGCCGGCCTCTACGTCAATTGCGGCTGGGGCACCGGCGGCTTCAAGGCGACGCCCGGCGCGGCCCACACCTTCGCCCATACCATCGCAAGGGACGAGCCTCACCCGATCAACGCGCCCTTCACGCTGGAGCGCTTCCGCACCGGCCGTCTGATCGACGAGGCCGCCGCCGCCGCCGTGGCGCACTGA
- a CDS encoding TonB-dependent receptor plug domain-containing protein has translation MIRTIVAAGACALVLPVVAQAQGLPDAGGVTVLDTITVTTPLRRASSLERTTSSVTVIAREEIERSAAVDLASLLKTHVGVSVSLNGGIGASGGTGMRGAKPSQTLILVNGVRISSATNGSVSLFNIPLESIERVEIARGPHSAQYGADAIGGIINIITDRGGACANGAEACTTVTAGVMHPWGGRLALDTAGRSAGGWDYSFGGSLFGTRGYEFTTPLLRSHEPDDDGFARGSFHYSLSKDYDWGRIYSSGLVARARTQYDHNSLAQPNETETDTLTGKIGVRLDHTDDWKTTLEVTGGVDNTTNFRKGTNVEAVFDSARFGVLALTEASFATDMVDHVLNVGVEAYREQIDPTGNYALKRRDLVAAFGQYSLEYGDLVVDSGLRFDYNEQFGEATTWNVGASYALLPELTVRASYATGFRAPSFNDLYYSTPGIGEGNPDLRPERSRSLEAGLNWRPTAQTSLDVSVYRNRIKDQIEWNRENYPALPMFPDNIARVTVTGLEASLDHRFGARWGARATLDLRRPINEETGRYVDYQDRFRASLEVDFQATEKLWLKAGVFHVGKRSATVSNAPMTMPAYTTVDVTGIYRLDAQSELKLSVENLFDKRYERIYYYNAMGRTINLSFSRTF, from the coding sequence ATGATCAGAACCATAGTCGCAGCGGGCGCATGCGCGCTCGTCCTGCCTGTCGTGGCGCAGGCCCAGGGTCTGCCCGACGCCGGCGGCGTCACCGTTCTCGACACGATCACGGTGACGACGCCGCTGCGCCGTGCCTCGTCGCTCGAGCGCACCACCTCGTCGGTGACGGTCATCGCGCGCGAGGAGATCGAGCGTTCCGCCGCCGTCGATCTCGCCTCGCTGCTGAAGACCCATGTCGGCGTGTCGGTCAGCCTGAACGGCGGCATCGGCGCGTCGGGCGGCACCGGCATGCGCGGCGCCAAGCCCTCGCAGACCCTCATCCTGGTGAACGGCGTGCGCATCAGCTCGGCCACCAACGGCTCGGTGTCGCTGTTCAACATCCCGCTCGAATCGATCGAGCGCGTCGAGATCGCGCGGGGGCCGCATTCGGCGCAGTACGGCGCCGACGCCATCGGCGGCATCATCAACATCATCACCGACCGCGGCGGGGCCTGCGCCAACGGCGCGGAGGCGTGCACCACGGTAACGGCCGGGGTCATGCATCCGTGGGGCGGCAGGCTGGCGCTCGACACGGCCGGGCGCAGCGCGGGCGGCTGGGACTATTCGTTCGGCGGCAGTCTGTTCGGCACGCGCGGCTACGAGTTCACCACGCCCCTGCTGCGAAGCCACGAGCCCGACGACGACGGCTTCGCGCGGGGTTCTTTCCACTATTCGCTGTCGAAGGACTACGACTGGGGCCGCATCTATTCCAGCGGCCTCGTCGCGCGCGCCCGCACCCAATACGACCACAACAGCCTCGCCCAGCCCAACGAGACCGAGACCGACACGCTGACCGGCAAGATCGGCGTCAGGCTGGATCACACGGACGACTGGAAGACGACGCTGGAGGTGACGGGCGGCGTCGACAACACTACCAACTTCCGCAAGGGTACGAATGTCGAGGCCGTGTTCGATTCCGCCCGCTTCGGCGTGCTGGCGCTCACGGAAGCCTCCTTCGCGACCGACATGGTCGACCATGTGCTCAATGTCGGCGTCGAGGCCTATCGCGAGCAGATCGACCCGACGGGCAACTACGCGCTGAAGCGGCGCGACCTCGTCGCCGCCTTCGGCCAGTACTCGCTCGAATATGGCGACCTCGTCGTCGATTCGGGGCTGCGCTTCGACTACAACGAGCAGTTCGGCGAGGCGACGACCTGGAATGTCGGCGCAAGCTACGCGCTGCTGCCGGAGCTGACCGTGCGCGCCTCCTACGCCACGGGCTTCCGCGCGCCGAGCTTCAACGACCTCTATTATTCCACCCCCGGCATCGGCGAGGGCAATCCCGATCTCCGGCCCGAGCGCTCCCGGTCGCTGGAGGCCGGCCTGAACTGGCGCCCGACCGCGCAAACCAGCCTCGACGTCAGCGTCTACCGCAACCGGATCAAGGACCAGATCGAGTGGAACCGGGAGAACTACCCGGCCTTGCCGATGTTCCCGGACAACATCGCCCGCGTCACGGTCACGGGCCTCGAGGCATCGCTCGACCATCGTTTCGGCGCGCGCTGGGGCGCGCGGGCGACGCTCGACCTGCGCCGGCCCATCAACGAGGAGACGGGCCGCTATGTCGACTATCAGGACCGCTTTCGCGCGTCCCTCGAGGTCGATTTCCAGGCGACGGAAAAGCTCTGGCTGAAGGCCGGCGTCTTCCATGTCGGCAAGCGGTCCGCAACGGTCAGCAACGCGCCGATGACCATGCCGGCCTACACCACGGTCGACGTCACCGGCATCTATCGCCTCGACGCGCAGTCCGAGCTCAAGCTGTCGGTCGAAAACCTGTTCGACAAGCGATATGAGCGCATCTACTACTACAACGCCATGGGCAGGACCATCAATCTGAGCTTCTCGCGGACCTTCTAA
- a CDS encoding ABC transporter ATP-binding protein, producing MTLLSISGLSVRLGGKPVLDGLDVSVAAGEFVGLIGPNGAGKSTLLRTVLGFLPHAGTVLVGGTDTTALRARERARRVAYLAQEREIAWAVPVETVVALGRAPHRPGFAAPGARDREIVEEAMRRMDVAAFRGRIATELSGGEKARVLTARALAQDTPLLLADEPTAGLDPAHQIGLMRLFGELAASGRGVVASLHDLGLAARWCSRLVLIAQGRIVADGPPAAVLTPQRLRDVYGVSAFFTEVDGAPVVHPLDLAGGQG from the coding sequence ATGACCCTGCTTTCGATCTCCGGCCTTTCGGTCCGGCTCGGCGGCAAGCCGGTGCTGGACGGCCTCGACGTGTCGGTGGCGGCCGGCGAGTTCGTCGGCCTGATCGGCCCGAACGGCGCGGGCAAGTCGACGCTGCTGCGCACGGTGCTCGGATTCCTGCCCCATGCCGGCACGGTGCTGGTCGGCGGGACGGACACCACGGCGCTGCGGGCGCGCGAGCGGGCGAGGCGCGTCGCCTACCTCGCGCAGGAGCGCGAGATCGCCTGGGCGGTGCCGGTGGAGACGGTGGTGGCGCTCGGGCGCGCCCCGCACCGGCCGGGCTTCGCCGCGCCCGGCGCGCGCGACCGCGAGATCGTCGAGGAGGCGATGCGGCGCATGGACGTCGCCGCCTTCCGCGGCCGCATCGCCACCGAGCTTTCCGGCGGCGAGAAGGCGCGGGTGCTGACGGCGCGGGCGCTGGCGCAGGACACGCCGCTGCTGCTCGCCGACGAGCCGACCGCCGGCCTCGACCCCGCGCACCAGATCGGGCTGATGCGGCTGTTCGGCGAGCTGGCCGCCTCGGGGCGCGGCGTCGTCGCCTCGCTGCACGATCTCGGCCTTGCCGCGCGCTGGTGCTCGCGCCTCGTGCTCATCGCGCAGGGGCGCATCGTCGCCGACGGGCCACCCGCCGCCGTGCTGACCCCGCAGCGCCTGCGCGACGTCTACGGCGTCAGCGCCTTCTTCACCGAGGTCGACGGCGCGCCGGTCGTCCATCCGCTCGACCTTGCCGGAGGGCAGGGGTAG
- a CDS encoding Ldh family oxidoreductase, with product MKTRRGMTMTARDDRDEIILSWQELFDLACGFLTAHGLSQAQAHALAGALCKAERDGCRSHGLQRLPGTVETMAHPAFNRDADPVPQALTPAVTRLDADYGFSILAAERGLPLLVTGARRLGVAVLAVNNGFHSTALWPLVEEIAAHGLAGLSMNPTHDWVAPAGGTAGALGTNPIAFSWPRRGRPPYVFDFATSAAARADIALHRQEGRALPPGWGLDAEGRPSTDPAAVLAGAMLPFGGHKGSALATMIELLAGPFIADRTSRQSATFDGGAKAAPCHGELIIAFDPALVGTALGKDEAAQDAAEDLFSRIERQGARLPGARRHAARALSESRGIAIPRPLHEKILSMMPPAG from the coding sequence ATGAAGACACGACGAGGCATGACGATGACGGCGCGCGACGACCGGGACGAGATCATCCTGTCCTGGCAGGAGCTGTTCGACCTCGCCTGCGGCTTCCTGACCGCGCACGGGCTTTCGCAGGCTCAGGCGCATGCGCTTGCCGGCGCGCTGTGCAAGGCCGAGCGCGATGGCTGCCGCTCGCACGGGCTCCAGCGCCTGCCGGGAACGGTGGAGACGATGGCGCATCCCGCCTTCAACCGCGATGCCGATCCTGTTCCGCAGGCGTTGACGCCGGCCGTCACCCGGCTCGATGCCGACTACGGCTTCTCCATCCTCGCGGCGGAGCGCGGATTGCCGCTGCTGGTCACCGGCGCGCGCCGGCTCGGCGTCGCCGTGCTCGCGGTCAACAACGGCTTTCATTCGACGGCGCTGTGGCCGCTGGTCGAGGAGATCGCCGCCCACGGCCTCGCCGGCCTCTCCATGAATCCGACCCATGACTGGGTGGCCCCGGCCGGAGGAACCGCCGGCGCGCTCGGCACCAATCCCATCGCCTTCTCGTGGCCGCGCCGGGGCCGTCCGCCCTATGTCTTCGACTTCGCCACCAGCGCCGCCGCGCGCGCCGACATCGCGCTCCATCGTCAGGAAGGGCGCGCGCTGCCGCCGGGCTGGGGCCTCGACGCGGAGGGCCGCCCGAGCACCGACCCCGCCGCGGTGCTCGCCGGTGCGATGCTGCCCTTCGGCGGCCACAAGGGCTCGGCGCTGGCGACGATGATCGAGCTGCTCGCCGGCCCCTTCATCGCCGACCGCACCAGCCGGCAATCGGCGACGTTCGACGGCGGGGCGAAGGCCGCGCCCTGTCATGGCGAGCTGATCATCGCCTTCGATCCCGCCCTCGTCGGCACGGCCCTCGGCAAGGACGAGGCCGCGCAGGACGCCGCCGAGGACCTCTTTTCCCGCATCGAGCGGCAGGGCGCGCGGCTGCCCGGCGCGCGCCGCCACGCCGCGCGGGCCCTCTCCGAAAGCCGGGGCATCGCCATCCCGAGGCCGCTCCACGAGAAAATCCTGTCGATGATGCCACCGGCCGGGTAG
- a CDS encoding FecCD family ABC transporter permease, protein MSETARYRLLIVALAALTFLLFLLSLTVGPAAIAFGDSIAALFGGEAGEIGLIMREIRLPRALLGLMIGATLGLSGAVLQGYLRNPLAEPGLLGISAMASLGAVLAIYTGLAAAFMLALPLSALAGAVLAVVVIQALAGGRGNSLIIILAGIAVSSFAGAMTSLALNLSPNPFAALEIMFWMLGSLTDRSMTHVWLAGPFILVGWAMLASLGRALDALTLGPETAASMGVDMRRVQFLAVFGTAACVGAGTAVSGAIGFVGLVVPHILRPLVGARPSRLLLASALGGACVVLAADILVRLIAPSRDLKLGVLTAIVGAPFFLWLVFRARRRLA, encoded by the coding sequence ATGAGCGAGACGGCGCGCTACCGCCTGCTGATCGTGGCGCTCGCCGCGCTCACGTTTCTCCTGTTCCTCCTGTCGCTGACCGTCGGCCCGGCGGCGATCGCCTTCGGCGACAGCATCGCGGCGCTGTTTGGAGGAGAGGCGGGCGAGATCGGCCTCATCATGCGCGAGATCAGGCTGCCGCGCGCCCTGCTCGGGCTGATGATCGGCGCGACGCTCGGCCTGTCGGGCGCGGTGCTGCAGGGCTATCTGCGCAACCCGCTGGCCGAGCCGGGCCTGCTCGGCATCAGCGCCATGGCCTCGCTCGGCGCGGTGCTGGCCATCTATACCGGCCTCGCCGCCGCCTTCATGCTGGCGCTGCCCCTGTCGGCGCTGGCGGGGGCCGTGCTCGCGGTCGTCGTCATCCAGGCGCTGGCGGGCGGGCGCGGCAATTCGCTGATCATCATCCTCGCCGGCATCGCGGTGTCGAGCTTCGCCGGGGCGATGACCTCGCTGGCGTTGAACCTCTCGCCCAACCCGTTCGCGGCGCTGGAGATCATGTTCTGGATGCTCGGCTCGCTCACCGACCGCTCGATGACGCATGTGTGGCTGGCCGGCCCGTTCATCCTCGTCGGCTGGGCCATGCTCGCCTCGCTCGGCCGTGCGCTCGACGCGCTGACGCTCGGCCCCGAAACCGCGGCCAGCATGGGGGTGGACATGCGCCGGGTGCAGTTCCTCGCCGTGTTCGGCACGGCCGCCTGCGTCGGCGCGGGAACGGCGGTGTCGGGGGCCATCGGCTTCGTCGGGCTGGTCGTGCCGCACATCCTGCGCCCTCTGGTCGGGGCGCGCCCGTCGCGGCTGCTGCTCGCCAGCGCGCTCGGCGGCGCCTGCGTCGTGCTCGCGGCCGACATTCTGGTGCGCCTCATCGCGCCGTCGCGCGACCTGAAGCTCGGCGTGCTGACGGCCATCGTCGGCGCGCCGTTCTTCCTGTGGCTGGTGTTCCGCGCCCGACGGAGGCTGGCATGA
- a CDS encoding GlxA family transcriptional regulator, translating into MPAPGSPSHKRLRIGFLLADRFTLSAFASFVDVLRLAADEADKSRPIRCEWSVLSHDHAAIRSSCGVRVQPDTWLRDAGTYDYLVVVGGLIGDRSAISAEAVAYLRSAAAKNVPLIALCTGVFILQEAGLLQGYRCCVSWFHHQDFVDRFETETPISDQIFVVDRDRMTCSGGHGAAHLAAFLVQRHIGQAAAIKSLNIMMIENALSGERPQPGQRFARHIDDPLVKRAVLRMQQNIEIPKTVDELAAELTVGRRTLERRFQADLARSPQKTYLEIRLDTAMSRLRATGDSISAIALACGFCDASHLVRTMRAERGVTPARYRNAQRGQTGLAADDGA; encoded by the coding sequence ATGCCCGCACCGGGGTCGCCTTCGCACAAACGCCTGCGCATCGGCTTCCTGCTCGCCGACCGCTTCACCCTGTCGGCCTTCGCCAGCTTCGTCGACGTCCTGCGCCTCGCCGCCGACGAGGCCGACAAGTCGCGGCCGATCCGCTGCGAGTGGTCGGTGCTGTCGCACGACCACGCGGCGATCCGCTCGAGCTGCGGCGTGCGGGTGCAGCCGGACACGTGGCTGCGCGACGCGGGGACGTACGATTATCTGGTGGTCGTCGGCGGGCTGATCGGCGACCGCAGCGCGATCAGCGCCGAGGCGGTCGCCTATCTGCGGTCGGCCGCGGCCAAGAACGTCCCGCTGATCGCGCTGTGCACCGGCGTCTTCATCCTCCAGGAGGCGGGGCTGCTGCAAGGCTACCGCTGCTGCGTCAGCTGGTTCCACCATCAGGACTTCGTCGACCGCTTCGAGACCGAGACGCCGATCTCGGACCAGATATTCGTCGTCGACCGCGACCGGATGACCTGCTCCGGCGGCCACGGCGCGGCGCATCTGGCGGCCTTTCTCGTCCAGCGCCATATCGGCCAGGCCGCGGCGATCAAGAGCCTCAACATCATGATGATCGAGAACGCGCTGAGCGGCGAGCGCCCGCAGCCCGGCCAGCGTTTCGCCCGGCATATCGACGATCCGCTGGTGAAGCGCGCGGTGCTGCGCATGCAGCAGAACATCGAGATACCGAAGACCGTGGACGAGCTGGCGGCCGAGCTGACGGTGGGGCGCAGGACGCTCGAGCGCCGCTTCCAGGCGGACCTCGCCCGGTCGCCGCAGAAGACCTATCTCGAGATCAGGCTGGACACCGCGATGTCGAGGCTGCGCGCGACGGGGGATTCGATCAGCGCCATCGCGCTCGCCTGCGGCTTCTGCGACGCCTCCCATCTCGTGCGCACCATGCGGGCCGAACGGGGCGTGACGCCGGCCCGATACCGCAACGCGCAGCGTGGCCAGACCGGCCTTGCGGCGGATGATGGCGCCTGA